One part of the Leclercia sp. LSNIH1 genome encodes these proteins:
- the lolB gene encoding lipoprotein insertase outer membrane protein LolB, translated as MTRLIRLLPLAALVLTACSITPPKGPGKSPDSPQWRQHQQEVRGLSQYQTRGAFAYLSDQQKVYARFFWQQTGQDRYRLLLLNPVGSTEMELIAQPGSAQITDNKGQKYTGTDAEEMIGKLTGMPIPITSLRQWILGLPGDATDYKLDDQYRLSEVNYSQNGKNWHVVYGGYDSNTKPALPTSLELTEGGQRIKLKMDNWIVK; from the coding sequence ATGACCAGACTGATTCGCCTCCTGCCTCTCGCCGCGCTGGTACTTACCGCATGTTCCATTACGCCGCCCAAAGGGCCAGGCAAAAGCCCTGACTCACCGCAGTGGCGTCAGCACCAGCAGGAGGTGCGTGGTTTAAGCCAGTACCAGACCCGCGGTGCCTTTGCATATCTGTCGGATCAGCAGAAAGTGTATGCCCGCTTCTTCTGGCAGCAGACCGGCCAGGATCGCTATCGCCTGCTGTTGCTCAACCCGGTGGGGAGCACCGAGATGGAGCTGATTGCCCAGCCAGGCAGCGCGCAAATCACCGATAATAAAGGGCAGAAATATACCGGTACCGATGCCGAAGAGATGATCGGCAAGCTGACCGGGATGCCGATTCCGATTACCAGCCTGCGCCAGTGGATCCTCGGCCTGCCGGGCGACGCCACCGATTACAAACTCGACGACCAGTATCGTCTGAGTGAAGTGAACTACAGCCAGAACGGTAAAAACTGGCACGTGGTCTATGGCGGCTACGACAGCAACACCAAACCGGCCCTGCCAACCAGCCTGGAATTGACCGAAGGCGGCCAGCGCATCAAGCTGAAGATGGATAACTGGATTGTCAAATGA